One genomic segment of Synchiropus splendidus isolate RoL2022-P1 chromosome 16, RoL_Sspl_1.0, whole genome shotgun sequence includes these proteins:
- the LOC128747837 gene encoding calpain-1 catalytic subunit-like isoform X2 gives MPTPGVCLTILSDRHRKAGLGTPSNPVRFLNQDYQTLKQFCLIRRVRFIDEMFPPDRTSIGQGVLKPEDLEQVVWQRPGVLVPNPHLVVDGISRFDFGQGVLGNCWLLASIGALTFQKIILENVVPLDQRFDVDYCGLFHFRFWRFGKWVDVVIDDKLPTIDGKLIFVHAKEPTEFWPALFEKAYAKVCGSYADMVAGTPAEAMVDFTGGVHLHINLQERPSNLWEMMFRAGKVTSLMGCGTPQGETAANTVLENGLVQGHAYTITGVKQLLSQGQLASLVRLWNPWGRVEWKGSWSDRSNLWQTVAPEERNLCLSVADDGEFWMDMDDFCKNFNNLDICSLCPEFIDGGSKSQWIPSIHEGRWVAGTTAGGCMNSPDTFWTNPQYRVTITRLTDECVERQDEKNMLVSLMQKPDKRHRSLVENLHIGFCIFEVPPEHTTAKGKFLPAFFAQNVPIFQLSPYLNARGVMHLLSVKPGDYLIVPSTFSPNETASFILTILTKAEILVNENSDNSNIYEQIHPDEPDLSENFEDDEVKRNFFRQFSDKYEEVDDVQLQMMLNGHILKGDLKSGGFSLDACRGMIALMDSSVTGRLNANEFVELWEKIITFRDIFNLTDVSRSGTLSLKELRQAIMATGIKVRDEMLNLMALRYGASSGHMTLENFICLVLRFNVMNAIFKQLSDGKSLTLQKSEWLCLTMYN, from the exons ATGCCGACTCCAGGCGTGTGCCTCACCATCCTCAGCGACCGTCACAGGAAAGCAGGGCTCGGGACCCCCAGCAACCCCGTGAGGTTCCTCAACCAGGACTACCAGACGCTGAAGCAGTTCTGTCTCATCCGGCGGGTTCGGTTCATCGATGAGATGTTCCCGCCCGACAGGACGTCCATCGGCCAAGGCGTTCTGAAGCCCGAGGACCTGGAGCAGGTCGTCTGGCAGAGACCAGGA GTGCTTGTTCCGAACCCACACCTGGTGGTGGACGGCATTTCCAGGTTCGATTTCGGTCAAGGAGTGCTCG GCAACTGCTGGCTGCTAGCATCCATCGGCGCGCTGACATTCCAGAAGATCATTCTCGAAAACGTGGTCCCCCTTGACCAGCGCTTTGACGTGGACTACTGCGGCCTGTTCCACTTCAGG TTCTGGAGATTCGGGAAGTGGGTGGATGTGGTCATCGACGACAAGCTCCCGACAATAGACGGGAAGCTCATTTTCGTTCACGCCAAAGAGCCCACTGAGTTCTGGCCCGCTCTGTTCGAGAAAGCTTATGCCAA agtgtgtggCTCCTACGCAGACATGGTTGCTGGAACTCCGGCTGAGGCCATGGTGGACTTCACTGGTGGGGTACACCTCCACATCAATCTGCAAGAACGTCCGTCAAATCTGTGGGAGATGATGTTCAGGGCCGGGAAAGTCACGTCTCTGATGGGCTGCGGGACACCACAGGGG GAAACTGCTGCCAACACTGTGTTAGAAAATGGTTTGGTCCAAGGTCACGCCTACACCATCACCGGAGTCAAACAG TTGCTGAGCCAAGGACAGCTGGCCTCCCTGGTGCGTCTCTGGAACCCCTGGGGCCGAGTGGAGTGGAAGGGGTCCTGGTCTGATCG GTCTAATCTGTGGCAGACTGTGGCGCCGGAAGAGAGAAATCTATGCCTCTCGGTGGCGGACGACGGGGAGTTTTG GATGGACATGGACGACTTCTGTAAGAACTTCAACAACCTGGACATCTGCAGCTTGTGTCCGGAATTTATTGACGGAGGATCAAAGTCCCAGTGGATCCCCTCTATCCACGAGGGGCGGTGGGTAGCTGGAACTACAGCAGGGGGTTGCATGAACAGTCCAG ACACATTCTGGACCAACCCCCAGTATCGCGTCACCATCACCCGGTTGACCGATGAATGCGTGGAAAGACAGGACGAGAAGAACATGCTGGTGTCGCTGATGCAGAAGCCCGACAAGAGACACCGATCTCTGGTTGAGAATCTCCACATTGGCTTCTGCATATTTGAG GTACCTCCAGAG CACACGACGGCAAAAGGAAAGTTCCTACCTGCTTTCTTCGCCCAAAACGTACCCATCTTCCAACTGTCACCCTACCTCAACGCCCGCGGGGTGATGCATCTCCTGTCAGTCAAACCTGGGGATTATCTGATTGTTCCATCCACGTTTAGTCCCAACGAAACAGCATCCTTCATTCTGACCATCTTGACCAAGGCGGAGATTCTTGTCAA CGAGAATTCGGACAACAGCAATATCTACGAACAGATACATCCCGATGAA CCCGATCTGTCCGAGAACTTCGAGGACGACGAAGTAAAGAGGAACTTCTTCCGACAGTTCTCCGACAAG TATGAAGAAGTGGATGACGTTCAGCTGCAGATGATGCTCAACGGTCACATCCTGAAAG GGGACCTGAAATCCGGTGGATTCAGCCTGGACGCCTGCCGCGGCATGATCGCGCTGATGGAT TCGTCTGTCACCGGGAGGCTGAACGCCAACGAGTTTGTGGAGCTCTGGGAGAAGATCATCACATTCAGG GATATATTCAACCTCACTGACGTCTCCAGGTCTGGAACGCTGTCGTTGAAGGAGCTGCGGCAGGCCATCATGGccacag GGATCAAAGTCAGAGACGAGATGTTGAACCTGATGGCTCTACGCTAcggcgcctcctctggacacaTGACCCTTGAGAACTTCATCTGTCTGGTGCTCCGCTTCAACGTGATGAACG CCATCTTCAAACAGTTGTCGGACGGAAAGTCATTGACTCTTCAGAAGTCTGAG TGGCTCTGCCTCACAATGTACaactga
- the LOC128747837 gene encoding calpain-1 catalytic subunit-like isoform X1, translating to MELTSPTGKAPPGKEFNMPTPGVCLTILSDRHRKAGLGTPSNPVRFLNQDYQTLKQFCLIRRVRFIDEMFPPDRTSIGQGVLKPEDLEQVVWQRPGVLVPNPHLVVDGISRFDFGQGVLGNCWLLASIGALTFQKIILENVVPLDQRFDVDYCGLFHFRFWRFGKWVDVVIDDKLPTIDGKLIFVHAKEPTEFWPALFEKAYAKVCGSYADMVAGTPAEAMVDFTGGVHLHINLQERPSNLWEMMFRAGKVTSLMGCGTPQGETAANTVLENGLVQGHAYTITGVKQLLSQGQLASLVRLWNPWGRVEWKGSWSDRSNLWQTVAPEERNLCLSVADDGEFWMDMDDFCKNFNNLDICSLCPEFIDGGSKSQWIPSIHEGRWVAGTTAGGCMNSPDTFWTNPQYRVTITRLTDECVERQDEKNMLVSLMQKPDKRHRSLVENLHIGFCIFEVPPEHTTAKGKFLPAFFAQNVPIFQLSPYLNARGVMHLLSVKPGDYLIVPSTFSPNETASFILTILTKAEILVNENSDNSNIYEQIHPDEPDLSENFEDDEVKRNFFRQFSDKYEEVDDVQLQMMLNGHILKGDLKSGGFSLDACRGMIALMDSSVTGRLNANEFVELWEKIITFRDIFNLTDVSRSGTLSLKELRQAIMATGIKVRDEMLNLMALRYGASSGHMTLENFICLVLRFNVMNAIFKQLSDGKSLTLQKSEWLCLTMYN from the exons ATGGAATTAACGTCTCCGACCGGCAAGGCTCCTCCTGGAAAG GAATTCAACATGCCGACTCCAGGCGTGTGCCTCACCATCCTCAGCGACCGTCACAGGAAAGCAGGGCTCGGGACCCCCAGCAACCCCGTGAGGTTCCTCAACCAGGACTACCAGACGCTGAAGCAGTTCTGTCTCATCCGGCGGGTTCGGTTCATCGATGAGATGTTCCCGCCCGACAGGACGTCCATCGGCCAAGGCGTTCTGAAGCCCGAGGACCTGGAGCAGGTCGTCTGGCAGAGACCAGGA GTGCTTGTTCCGAACCCACACCTGGTGGTGGACGGCATTTCCAGGTTCGATTTCGGTCAAGGAGTGCTCG GCAACTGCTGGCTGCTAGCATCCATCGGCGCGCTGACATTCCAGAAGATCATTCTCGAAAACGTGGTCCCCCTTGACCAGCGCTTTGACGTGGACTACTGCGGCCTGTTCCACTTCAGG TTCTGGAGATTCGGGAAGTGGGTGGATGTGGTCATCGACGACAAGCTCCCGACAATAGACGGGAAGCTCATTTTCGTTCACGCCAAAGAGCCCACTGAGTTCTGGCCCGCTCTGTTCGAGAAAGCTTATGCCAA agtgtgtggCTCCTACGCAGACATGGTTGCTGGAACTCCGGCTGAGGCCATGGTGGACTTCACTGGTGGGGTACACCTCCACATCAATCTGCAAGAACGTCCGTCAAATCTGTGGGAGATGATGTTCAGGGCCGGGAAAGTCACGTCTCTGATGGGCTGCGGGACACCACAGGGG GAAACTGCTGCCAACACTGTGTTAGAAAATGGTTTGGTCCAAGGTCACGCCTACACCATCACCGGAGTCAAACAG TTGCTGAGCCAAGGACAGCTGGCCTCCCTGGTGCGTCTCTGGAACCCCTGGGGCCGAGTGGAGTGGAAGGGGTCCTGGTCTGATCG GTCTAATCTGTGGCAGACTGTGGCGCCGGAAGAGAGAAATCTATGCCTCTCGGTGGCGGACGACGGGGAGTTTTG GATGGACATGGACGACTTCTGTAAGAACTTCAACAACCTGGACATCTGCAGCTTGTGTCCGGAATTTATTGACGGAGGATCAAAGTCCCAGTGGATCCCCTCTATCCACGAGGGGCGGTGGGTAGCTGGAACTACAGCAGGGGGTTGCATGAACAGTCCAG ACACATTCTGGACCAACCCCCAGTATCGCGTCACCATCACCCGGTTGACCGATGAATGCGTGGAAAGACAGGACGAGAAGAACATGCTGGTGTCGCTGATGCAGAAGCCCGACAAGAGACACCGATCTCTGGTTGAGAATCTCCACATTGGCTTCTGCATATTTGAG GTACCTCCAGAG CACACGACGGCAAAAGGAAAGTTCCTACCTGCTTTCTTCGCCCAAAACGTACCCATCTTCCAACTGTCACCCTACCTCAACGCCCGCGGGGTGATGCATCTCCTGTCAGTCAAACCTGGGGATTATCTGATTGTTCCATCCACGTTTAGTCCCAACGAAACAGCATCCTTCATTCTGACCATCTTGACCAAGGCGGAGATTCTTGTCAA CGAGAATTCGGACAACAGCAATATCTACGAACAGATACATCCCGATGAA CCCGATCTGTCCGAGAACTTCGAGGACGACGAAGTAAAGAGGAACTTCTTCCGACAGTTCTCCGACAAG TATGAAGAAGTGGATGACGTTCAGCTGCAGATGATGCTCAACGGTCACATCCTGAAAG GGGACCTGAAATCCGGTGGATTCAGCCTGGACGCCTGCCGCGGCATGATCGCGCTGATGGAT TCGTCTGTCACCGGGAGGCTGAACGCCAACGAGTTTGTGGAGCTCTGGGAGAAGATCATCACATTCAGG GATATATTCAACCTCACTGACGTCTCCAGGTCTGGAACGCTGTCGTTGAAGGAGCTGCGGCAGGCCATCATGGccacag GGATCAAAGTCAGAGACGAGATGTTGAACCTGATGGCTCTACGCTAcggcgcctcctctggacacaTGACCCTTGAGAACTTCATCTGTCTGGTGCTCCGCTTCAACGTGATGAACG CCATCTTCAAACAGTTGTCGGACGGAAAGTCATTGACTCTTCAGAAGTCTGAG TGGCTCTGCCTCACAATGTACaactga
- the LOC128747089 gene encoding calpain-8-like produces the protein MSAPGVCMNIMRTRNKQEGLGTRSNPDRFANQDYLVLKKACLMQRLRFVDDMFPPDKTSIGQGLMSPAELARVEWLRPAKIAPFPAFISEGVSRFDFGQGIVSDCWFLASIGALTFQEQVFKQVVPVDQEFDEDYCGLFHFRFWRFGSWIDVVIDDKLPTIDGRLIFVHSNDPNEFWPALLEKAYAKVCGSYMDMNMGSPEEAMMDFTGGVHVSIPLSEPPADMWELMCRAGNSVTLMGCGTPQGDTFENTVLPNGVVLCHAYTVTGVKQVVSCGKPVRLVRLWNPWGRVEWNGDWSDRSPLWKTVSPEVQELCLKATEDGEFWMTLEDFCKSFIDLDICGLCPDFLGADSDSHWKTSSYDGRWVAGTTAGGCINYADTFWTNPQFRITVEGSEEDVSKNMLVYLMQRPDKRHRRLVKPLHIGFCIYAVRAGLYSRYRNTSGKFPQSFFKSHAPVVQTSPYMNGREVMKFFRLRPGDYLIVPTTYNPNETASFLLTIYSREETHGYDNSGSLRGRQEPQEIQLSDGMNGLDDEVEQNIFTQYCNQYEELDAERLQNLLNETFLTGIKESGGFSIEACRSMVALMDTSINGTLDFQEFSRLWRKLKTYKEVYFRTDVSQTGTLSLQELRNAIMESGMTVSDSMLNLLALRYGAASGHMTLESFIGLIIRLDCMFKVYKHLSDGMSMELSQSEWMCLSMYT, from the exons ATGTCGGCCCCCGGTGTGTGCATGAACATCATGAGAACCCGAAACAAACAGGAGGGACTAGGCACCAGGTCCAATCCCGACAGGTTCGCTAACCAGGACTACCTGGTCCTGAAGAAGGCCTGTCTCATGCAAAGACTGCGGTTCGTGGATGACATGTTCCCCCCGGACAAGACCTCCATCGGCCAAGGCCTGATGTCCCCTGCGGAGCTGGCCAGAGTGGAGTGGCTGAGACCCGCG AAAATCGCTCCTTTCCCGGCCTTTATTTCCGAGGGCGTGTCCAGATTCGACTTTGGACAAGGAATAGTTT CGGACTGCTGGTTCCTGGCTTCCATCGGAGCCCTGACCTTCCAGGAGCAAGTCTTCAAGCAGGTGGTTCCCGTGGACCAGGAGTTCGACGAGGACTACTGCGGCCTGTTCCACTTCAGA TTTTGGAGATTTGGCAGTTGGATCGACGTGGTGATCGATGACAAGCTCCCCACAATCGACGGACGACTCATCTTCGTCCACTCCAACGACCCGAACGAGTTCTGGCCCGCTCTGCTGGAGAAAGCATACGCCAA AGTGTGTGGCTCCTACATGGACATGAACATGGGGAGTCCTGAGGAGGCCATGATGGACTTCACCGGCGGCGTCCACGTGTCCATCCCGCTGTCAGAGCCACCGGCCGACATGTGGGAGCTGATGTGCAGAGCCGGAAACAGCGTGACTCTGATGGGCTGTGGGACACCGCAGGGG GACACCTTTGAGAACACGGTTCTGCCGAACGGAGTGGTGCTGTGTCACGCCTACACCGTCACTGGGGTCAAGCAG GTGGTGAGTTGTGGGAAACCAGTGAGGCTGGTTCGTCTGTGGAACCCCTGGGGCAGAGTGGAGTGGAACGGAGACTGGAGCGACAG GTCGCCTCTGTGGAAGACTGTGAGCCCTGAAGTTCAGGAACTTTGTCTGAAAGCcactgaggatggagaattcTG GATGACGCTGGAAGATTTCTGCAAGTCTTTCATCGACCTGGACATCTGTGGCCTCTGTCCCGACTTCCTCGGCGCAGACTCCGACAGCCACTGGAAGACGTCCTCCTACGACGGCAGATGGGTCGCAGGCACGACGGCAGGCGGATGCATCAATTACGCAG ACACGTTCTGGACGAACCCCCAGTTCCGCATCACGGTGGAAGGTTCGGAGGAGGACGTCAGCAAGAACATGCTGGTGTATCTGATGCAGCGTCCGGACAAGAGGCACCGGCGTCTGGTGAAACCGCTTCATATCGGATTCTGCATCTACGCGGTGAGAGCTGGACTTTACAGCCGT TACAGAAACACCTCAGGGAAGTTCCCGCAGTCCTTCTTCAAAAGTCACGCGCCGGTCGTCCAGACCTCTCCGTACATGAACGGTCGCGAGGTGATGAAGTTCTTCAGGCTGAGACCCGGCGACTACCTGATCGTCCCCACCACGTACAACCCCAACGAGACGGCCTCCTTCCTCCTGACCATCTACTCCAGAGAGGAGACGCACGGATA TGACAATTCTGGAAGCCTCCGCGGCCGCCAGGAGCCCCAGGAGATTCAA CTCAGCGACGGCATGAATGGCCTCGACGATGAAGTCgagcaaaacattttcacacagtACTGCAACCAG TATGAAGAACTGGACGCCGAGCGGCTCCAGAACCTTCTCAACGAAACCTTCCTCACAG GAATCAAGGAGAGCGGAGGTTTCAGCATCGAGGCCTGTCGCAGCATGGTGGCGCTAATGGAC ACCTCCATCAATGGAACGCTGGACTTCCAAGAGTTTTCTCGCCTGTGGAGGAAGTTGAAAACCTACAAG GAGGTTTACTTCCGAACCGACGTTTCCCAAACTGGAACTTTGTCGCTGCAAGAGCTGAGGAACGCCATCATGGAGTCAG GAATGACGGTGAGTGACAGCATGCTGAACCTGTTGGCGCTGCGTTACGGCGCcgcctctggtcacatgaccctggaGAGCTTCATCGGTCTGATCATCCGCCTGGACTGCATGTTCA AAGTCTACAAACACTTGTCTGACGGCATGTCCATGGAGCTGAGCCAgtcggag TGGATGTGCCTCTCCATGTACACCTGA
- the LOC128747090 gene encoding calpain-8-like, which translates to MSAPGVCMNIMRTRNKQEGLGTRSNPDRFANQDYLVLKKACLMQRLRFVDDMFPPDKTSIGQGLMSPAELARVEWLRPAKIAPFPAFISDGVSRFDFGQGIVSDCWFLASIGALTFQEQVFKQVVPVDQEFDEDYCGLFHFRFWRFGSWIDVVIDDKLPTIDGRLIFVHSNDPNEFWPALLEKAYAKVCGSYMDMNMGSPEEAMMDFTGGVHVSIPLSEPPADMWELMCRAGNSVTLMGCGTPQGDTFENTVLPNGVVLCHAYTVTGVKQVVSCGKPVRLVRLWNPWGRVEWNGDWSDRSPLWKTVSPEVQELCLKVAEDGEFWMTLEDFCKSFIDLDICGLCPDFLDADSDSHWKTSSYDGRWVAGTTAGGCLNYRDTFWTNPQFRITVEGSEEDVSKNMLVYLMQRPDKRHRRLVKPLHIGFCIYAVAEEYRNTSGKFPQSFFKSHAPVVQTSPYMNGREVMKFFRLRPGDYLIVPTTYNPNETASFLLTIYSREETHGYDNSGSHHGHREPHEIKLNNGMNGHVEELGQNVFEQYCNKYEELDAEQLQNLLNETFLTGNKESGGFSIEACRSLVALMDTSINGTLDFKEFARLWRKLKTYKEVFFRTDVSQTGTLSLRELRNAIMESGMTVSDSMLNLLALRYGAASGHMTLESFIGLIIRLDCMFKVYKHLSDGMSMELSQSEWMCLSMYT; encoded by the exons ATGTCGGCCCCCGGTGTGTGCATGAACATCATGAGAACCCGAAACAAACAGGAGGGACTAGGCACCAGGTCCAATCCCGACAGGTTCGCTAACCAGGACTACCTGGTCCTGAAGAAGGCCTGTCTCATGCAAAGACTGAGGTTCGTGGATGACATGTTCCCCCCGGACAAGACCTCCATCGGCCAAGGCCTGATGTCCCCTGCGGAGCTGGCCAGAGTGGAGTGGCTGAGACCCGCG aAAATCGCTCCTTTCCCGGCCTTTATTTCCGACGGCGTGTCCAGATTCGACTTTGGACAAGGAATAGTTT CGGACTGCTGGTTCCTGGCTTCCATCGGAGCCCTGACCTTCCAGGAGCAAGTCTTCAAGCAGGTGGTTCCCGTGGACCAGGAGTTCGACGAGGACTACTGCGGCCTGTTCCACTTCAGA TTTTGGAGATTTGGCAGTTGGATCGACGTGGTGATCGACGACAAGCTCCCCACAATCGACGGACGACTCATCTTCGTCCACTCCAACGACCCGAACGAGTTCTGGCCCGCTCTGCTGGAGAAAGCATACGCCAA AGTGTGTGGCTCCTACATGGACATGAACATGGGGAGTCCTGAGGAGGCCATGATGGACTTCACCGGCGGCGTCCACGTGTCCATCCCGCTGTCAGAGCCACCGGCCGACATGTGGGAGCTGATGTGCAGAGCCGGAAACAGCGTGACTCTGATGGGCTGTGGGACACCGCAGGGG GACACCTTTGAGAACACGGTTCTGCCGAACGGAGTGGTGCTGTGTCACGCCTACACCGTCACCGGGGTCAAGCAG GTGGTGAGTTGTGGGAAACCAGTGAGGCTGGTTCGTCTGTGGAACCCCTGGGGCAGAGTGGAGTGGAACGGAGACTGGAGTGACAG GTCGCCTCTGTGGAAGACTGTGAGCCCTGAAGTTCAGGAACTTTGTCTGAAAGTCGCTGAGGATGGAGAATTCTG GATGACGCTGGAAGATTTCTGCAAGTCTTTCATCGACCTGGACATCTGTGGCCTCTGTCCCGACTTCCTCGACGCAGACTCCGACAGCCACTGGAAGACGTCCTCCTACGACGGCAGATGGGTCGCAGGCACGACGGCAGGCGGATGCCTCAATTACAGAG ACACGTTCTGGACGAACCCCCAGTTCCGCATCACGGTGGAAGGTTCGGAGGAGGACGTCAGCAAGAACATGCTGGTGTATCTGATGCAGCGTCCGGACAAGAGGCACCGGCGTCTGGTGAAACCGCTTCATATCGGATTCTGCATCTACGCG GTGGCTGAAGAA TACAGAAACACCTCAGGGAAGTTCCCGCAGTCCTTCTTCAAAAGTCACGCGCCGGTCGTCCAGACCTCTCCGTACATGAACGGTCGCGAGGTGATGAAGTTCTTCAGGCTGAGACCCGGCGACTACCTGATCGTCCCCACCACGTACAACCCCAACGAGACGGCCTCCTTCCTCCTGACCATCTACTCCAGAGAGGAGACGCACGGATA tgacAATTCTGGAAGCCACCACGGGCACCGGGAGCCCCACGAGATCAAA CTCAACAACGGCATGAACGGACACGTCGAGGAACTCGGGCAAAATGTTTTCGAACAGTACTGCAACAAG taTGAAGAACTGGACGCTGAGCAGCTCCAGAACCTTCTCAACGAAACCTTCCTCACAG GAAACAAGGAGAGTGGAGGTTTCAGCATCGAGGCCTGTCGCAGCTTGGTGGCGCTAATGGAC ACCTCCATCAATGGAACGCTGGACTTCAAAGAGTTTGCTCGCCTGTGGAGGAAGTTGAAAACCTACAAG GAGGTTTTCTTCCGAACCGACGTTTCTCAAACTGGAACGTTGTCGCTGCGAGAGTTGAGGAACGCCATCATGGAGTCAG GAATGACGGTGAGTGACAGCATGCTGAACCTGTTGGCGCTGCGTTACGGCGCcgcctctggtcacatgaccctggaGAGCTTCATCGGTCTGATCATCCGCCTGGACTGCATGTTCA AAGTCTACAAACACTTGTCTGACGGCATGTCCATGGAGCTGAGCCAgtcggag TGGATGTGCCTCTCCATGTACACCTGA